A part of Lacibacter sp. H407 genomic DNA contains:
- a CDS encoding response regulator transcription factor: MSVDSNIKFAIADDHKIFRDGIKMALGGRPHLKLIWEAEDGKDMMHKLTIKKPDILLMDIRMPELDGINALQLIRKEYEEVKIVVLSMYDDQQMVSKMMEMGANAYLTKTTDPNEIYDAILTCMNEDFYFNELVNQAVLLKLNYKKTVKQFYPNSTKFSEKEIQILKLLAEDKTTEEISKIVFLSPRTIETIRQNMKNRVGAKTIAGLIVYGMRNRLIE; the protein is encoded by the coding sequence ATGTCTGTAGACTCTAACATTAAGTTTGCCATTGCTGACGATCACAAAATTTTCCGTGACGGTATTAAAATGGCGCTCGGCGGAAGACCCCATCTCAAATTGATCTGGGAAGCTGAGGACGGTAAGGACATGATGCACAAGCTTACCATCAAAAAGCCCGACATTTTACTTATGGATATTCGAATGCCTGAATTGGACGGCATTAATGCACTTCAACTTATTCGAAAAGAGTATGAAGAAGTGAAGATCGTCGTGCTGAGTATGTACGATGATCAGCAAATGGTGAGCAAAATGATGGAAATGGGTGCCAATGCTTACCTCACCAAAACAACTGATCCCAACGAAATTTACGATGCGATCCTCACCTGCATGAATGAGGATTTTTATTTTAATGAGCTTGTAAATCAGGCTGTTCTGCTAAAATTGAATTATAAAAAAACAGTCAAGCAATTCTATCCCAATTCAACCAAATTCTCCGAAAAGGAAATTCAGATACTGAAACTCCTGGCCGAAGACAAGACAACCGAAGAAATATCCAAGATCGTATTTCTCAGCCCACGAACGATTGAAACCATTCGACAGAATATGAAGAACAGGGTGGGTGCAAAGACTATTGCCGGGCTTATCGTTTACGGCATGCGGAACCGGCTAATTGAGTAG
- a CDS encoding response regulator transcription factor yields the protein MYTMKTVKPVEPTTDLIKVAITDDHVLYRAGVKTALGMKKDIQVIFEADNGMHLLNMLKSIQPDVILLDVQMPIMDGIATLPEVKKLYPDIKIIMLTMHDEHTMITRLMELGANSYLTKNSDSEVIYEAIKTCHEQEYFFNTLTNKALIDGLKMKRQGDAMMGHDVKLNDKEINILRLMCEEKSTKEIADIVDLSPRTVEAIRDKLKSKIGARSTAGLILYAVKHNLIEG from the coding sequence ATGTACACAATGAAAACCGTAAAACCAGTAGAACCAACCACTGACTTAATTAAAGTAGCGATCACAGACGACCACGTATTATACCGTGCCGGAGTGAAGACTGCTTTGGGTATGAAAAAGGATATCCAGGTAATTTTTGAAGCCGACAATGGCATGCACCTGTTGAATATGCTTAAATCCATTCAGCCCGATGTAATTCTGCTCGATGTACAAATGCCCATAATGGACGGCATTGCTACTCTCCCTGAAGTAAAAAAGCTTTATCCTGATATTAAGATCATTATGCTTACCATGCATGATGAACATACCATGATCACCAGATTGATGGAACTCGGCGCTAACTCATACCTTACTAAGAATTCTGATAGTGAAGTGATCTACGAAGCCATCAAAACCTGTCATGAGCAGGAGTATTTCTTCAATACACTTACCAACAAAGCATTGATCGACGGTTTGAAAATGAAACGTCAGGGTGATGCAATGATGGGGCATGATGTGAAGTTGAACGATAAAGAGATCAATATCCTTCGTTTGATGTGTGAAGAAAAGAGTACAAAGGAGATTGCAGATATCGTTGACCTCAGTCCAAGAACAGTGGAGGCCATTCGTGATAAACTGAAATCAAAGATCGGCGCAAGATCTACCGCAGGTCTTATTTTGTACGCAGTAAAACACAACCTGATCGAAGGTTAA
- a CDS encoding aminotransferase class IV, translated as MSLYFSLDKKIFAEDELRIHPDNRSFRYGEGLFETIRLHKGEIPLWNLHWKRLIESLPKLYFELPPHFNEVELKEEILRVAKRNHCVDAARVRITFFKGEGGIWERPSSPFHCLVQCWPLEKKEFSINENGLDIGLFEAGRKSCDSFSNLKTNNYLLYALAAQYAKAEKLNECLVLNQHGRICDATIANVFFSKDGIIYTPQLEEGCINGVMRSFLLDQLHNAGFQVKEGAYLPDEIADADEIFLSNAMYGLRWVKLWGDRAYQFRQSSTIFHRFISPLFP; from the coding sequence ATGTCACTTTACTTTAGCCTTGATAAGAAGATTTTTGCAGAAGATGAACTGCGTATTCACCCTGACAACCGTTCCTTTCGTTACGGTGAAGGATTGTTTGAAACAATTCGTTTGCATAAAGGCGAAATACCATTATGGAATTTGCATTGGAAACGCTTGATAGAATCGTTACCCAAATTATATTTTGAATTACCTCCGCATTTTAACGAAGTTGAATTGAAAGAAGAGATTCTTCGTGTGGCAAAACGAAATCATTGCGTGGATGCTGCAAGAGTGCGGATAACTTTTTTTAAAGGCGAAGGTGGCATTTGGGAACGGCCAAGTTCTCCGTTTCATTGCTTAGTACAATGCTGGCCTCTGGAGAAAAAGGAATTTAGCATAAATGAAAATGGATTGGATATTGGTTTATTTGAAGCCGGAAGAAAATCATGCGATAGTTTTTCCAATCTTAAAACTAATAATTACCTGCTGTATGCATTGGCTGCACAATATGCAAAAGCTGAAAAGCTAAATGAATGTTTGGTGCTCAACCAGCATGGTCGTATATGCGATGCCACCATTGCCAATGTGTTTTTCAGTAAGGATGGGATCATTTATACTCCACAACTAGAAGAAGGATGCATCAATGGGGTGATGCGTAGTTTCCTGCTGGATCAACTTCATAACGCAGGCTTCCAGGTAAAAGAAGGGGCTTATTTGCCCGATGAAATTGCTGATGCCGATGAGATTTTCTTAAGCAATGCCATGTATGGTTTGCGATGGGTAAAACTATGGGGCGACAGAGCCTATCAGTTTCGGCAATCCTCAACCATTTTCCATCGCTTTATTTCACCTTTATTTCCGTAA
- a CDS encoding cryptochrome/photolyase family protein: MAKQKINICWFRRDLRLHDNAALYHALKDGLPVVPIFVFDKAILDKLEDKTDRRVEFIHHAITDIQEQLQSMGSSMEVYHGFPAEVFAKLIEKYSINKVFTNHDYESYAQTRDAAIQHQLNDAGVSFHTFKDQVIFEKDEVLKDDGKPYTVFTPYSRKWKAKLNDFYLKSYPVEEYTTNFFKQAPVAIPSLKEMGFEAVGLLFPSAETRKEIIKKYKEQRDFPAIDGTSRLSVHLRFGTISIRDLAREAQGLNEGFLNELIWRDFYHMILWHFPQVGEGKAFKKEYDFIEWRHNENDFQKWCDGQTGYPIVDAGMRELNTTGFMHNRVRMIVASFLTKHLLLDWRWGEAYFAKKLLDFDLAANNGGWQWAAGSGCDAAPYFRIFNPYLQTQKFDPKLQYIRKWVPEFEGFDYVKPIVQHELARKRCLEVYSKALKK; this comes from the coding sequence ATGGCAAAACAAAAAATAAATATCTGCTGGTTTCGGAGAGATCTCCGGTTACATGATAACGCAGCTTTATATCATGCATTGAAAGATGGTTTGCCTGTTGTGCCCATTTTTGTTTTTGATAAGGCAATCCTGGATAAACTGGAAGATAAAACTGACCGCCGTGTTGAATTTATTCATCATGCCATTACAGATATACAAGAGCAACTGCAAAGTATGGGCAGCAGCATGGAAGTGTATCATGGTTTCCCGGCCGAAGTGTTTGCAAAGCTGATTGAAAAATATTCAATCAATAAAGTATTTACCAATCATGATTATGAGTCGTATGCCCAAACAAGAGATGCAGCCATTCAGCATCAACTAAATGATGCAGGTGTTTCATTTCATACTTTCAAAGACCAGGTGATTTTTGAAAAAGATGAAGTGCTCAAAGATGATGGGAAACCTTACACGGTCTTTACTCCTTACAGCCGCAAATGGAAAGCCAAACTCAATGATTTCTATTTGAAGAGTTATCCTGTAGAGGAATATACAACTAACTTTTTCAAACAGGCACCGGTAGCTATTCCTTCATTAAAGGAAATGGGTTTTGAAGCAGTCGGCTTACTATTTCCATCTGCTGAAACAAGGAAAGAAATTATCAAAAAGTATAAAGAGCAAAGGGATTTTCCAGCGATTGATGGCACAAGCAGACTGAGTGTGCATTTACGTTTTGGTACCATCAGCATCCGTGATCTTGCAAGAGAAGCACAAGGATTAAATGAAGGATTTTTGAATGAACTGATCTGGCGTGATTTCTATCATATGATCCTTTGGCATTTCCCACAAGTAGGAGAAGGCAAAGCATTCAAAAAGGAATATGATTTTATTGAATGGCGACACAACGAAAATGATTTTCAAAAATGGTGTGATGGACAAACAGGCTACCCAATTGTTGATGCAGGCATGCGTGAACTCAACACAACGGGCTTTATGCACAATCGTGTGCGAATGATCGTTGCATCATTTCTCACCAAACATTTACTACTCGATTGGCGATGGGGCGAGGCGTATTTCGCAAAAAAATTACTGGACTTTGATCTGGCTGCCAACAACGGCGGCTGGCAATGGGCGGCAGGAAGTGGTTGTGATGCTGCACCTTATTTCCGCATTTTCAATCCCTATTTGCAAACGCAGAAGTTTGATCCGAAGTTGCAATACATTCGCAAGTGGGTGCCGGAGTTTGAAGGGTTTGATTATGTAAAACCGATCGTGCAACATGAACTTGCTCGTAAACGTTGCCTCGAAGTGTACAGCAAAGCATTGAAAAAATAG
- a CDS encoding 1,4-dihydroxy-6-naphthoate synthase, producing MTTYTLGFSPCPNDTFIFDALVNGKIDSEGLSFDVQLEDVQTLNEWAKQGKLDFSKISYGVYPLIRHQYHLLKSGGALGKGVGPLLITKNEAVSTKVEELQQLVNDSTIAIPGTNTTAHFLFSQAFPNAKQKQFMVFHEIEEAVLSDKVDMGVIIHENRFTYQHKGLHKLMDLGEYWETTTGYPIPLGGIVAHQRIDVELKNKVDRLIRKSLEYAFSNYPLITDYVKQHSQEMSEEVMRQHIDLYVNNYSLDLGEDGMQAVEQMLQTATQHT from the coding sequence ATGACAACTTACACACTTGGCTTTTCGCCTTGTCCCAATGACACATTCATCTTCGATGCGTTGGTGAATGGCAAAATTGATTCGGAAGGTTTATCGTTTGATGTACAGTTGGAGGATGTGCAAACGTTGAACGAATGGGCAAAGCAAGGCAAACTTGATTTTTCAAAGATCAGTTACGGTGTTTATCCGCTTATTCGTCATCAATATCATTTATTAAAAAGCGGTGGTGCATTGGGCAAAGGTGTAGGACCTCTTTTAATTACAAAGAACGAAGCAGTAAGTACAAAGGTTGAAGAACTTCAGCAATTGGTGAATGATTCAACCATTGCAATACCCGGCACAAATACCACGGCTCATTTTTTATTTTCACAGGCATTCCCCAATGCAAAACAAAAACAGTTCATGGTCTTTCATGAAATTGAAGAAGCTGTATTGAGTGATAAAGTAGACATGGGTGTAATCATTCATGAAAACCGTTTTACTTATCAGCATAAAGGATTGCATAAGCTGATGGATCTTGGTGAATATTGGGAAACAACAACCGGTTATCCGATTCCGTTAGGTGGTATTGTTGCACATCAACGAATTGATGTTGAGCTGAAAAATAAAGTAGATCGATTGATTCGTAAAAGTTTGGAGTATGCTTTCAGCAATTATCCGCTCATAACAGATTATGTAAAACAACATTCACAGGAGATGAGTGAAGAAGTAATGCGCCAACACATTGATCTGTATGTGAACAACTATTCACTTGATTTAGGTGAAGATGGTATGCAGGCAGTAGAACAAATGCTGCAGACAGCCACGCAACATACGTGA
- the mqnB gene encoding futalosine hydrolase, translating into MNCLVVSATVLEIKPFIQHCRTTNKLDYIDLQLDFLVTGVGSINTTYALMKHLQVKKPDIVIMAGIAGAFDQSLNLGDVVAVKQEALADLGVQEIDGYKDVFDLKLLSANEFPFKQKKLVNPFTMLMERTKLPLVGSVTVNQITSAKKTAELYQTKYKAKIENMEGAALHLVCMKENIPFVQIRSISNYVGERNKQKWKLKEAVQNLNKELIRLVEGL; encoded by the coding sequence ATGAATTGTTTAGTTGTTTCAGCCACCGTATTGGAAATCAAACCCTTTATTCAACATTGCCGCACCACTAACAAGCTGGATTATATTGATTTACAGCTCGATTTTCTGGTTACAGGCGTTGGTTCTATCAATACCACTTATGCGTTGATGAAGCATTTACAAGTGAAAAAGCCCGATATCGTGATAATGGCTGGTATTGCCGGTGCGTTTGACCAGTCCTTGAATTTAGGTGATGTGGTTGCTGTAAAGCAAGAAGCCTTGGCCGATTTGGGCGTGCAGGAAATAGATGGTTATAAAGATGTGTTTGATTTAAAACTGTTATCCGCCAATGAATTTCCTTTCAAACAAAAAAAGCTGGTGAATCCGTTTACCATGTTGATGGAACGTACAAAATTGCCATTGGTGGGAAGTGTTACGGTGAATCAAATTACATCTGCCAAAAAAACAGCTGAACTTTATCAAACAAAATATAAAGCGAAGATCGAGAATATGGAAGGTGCTGCGTTGCATCTCGTTTGTATGAAAGAAAACATTCCGTTTGTCCAGATCAGAAGTATTTCAAATTACGTAGGCGAACGCAACAAACAGAAATGGAAATTAAAAGAAGCTGTGCAGAACCTGAATAAAGAATTGATTCGTTTGGTTGAAGGTTTATAA
- a CDS encoding 6-pyruvoyl trahydropterin synthase family protein, whose translation MVYLTRLEHFNAAHKLYNPNWSLEKNEAMFGKCANENWHGHNYDLFVTIKGQVNEDTGFLFDVKKLSELIKIHVLEKLDHKNLNMDVDFMQGKMCSTENLAKAIWQQLQPHLPAEVLLHCIKLYETPRIYVEYFGE comes from the coding sequence ATGGTTTACTTAACACGATTAGAACATTTTAATGCGGCGCACAAGCTCTACAATCCAAACTGGAGTCTGGAGAAGAATGAAGCTATGTTCGGCAAATGTGCCAACGAAAACTGGCATGGGCATAATTATGATCTGTTTGTTACTATTAAAGGACAAGTGAATGAAGACACCGGTTTTTTGTTTGATGTAAAGAAACTAAGTGAGCTCATCAAAATTCATGTGCTGGAAAAACTCGATCACAAGAACCTGAATATGGATGTTGATTTCATGCAGGGAAAAATGTGTTCTACTGAAAATCTGGCAAAAGCCATCTGGCAACAATTACAACCACATCTGCCTGCTGAAGTGTTGCTTCACTGCATTAAACTCTACGAAACGCCCCGCATTTACGTTGAATATTTTGGAGAATAA
- a CDS encoding 6-pyruvoyl trahydropterin synthase family protein → MEKKVSVFRHEHFNAAHRLYNPEWTNERNDAVFGKCNNPSFHGHNYELVVKITGVPDKDTGYVMDLKVLSDLIKREILERFDHKNLNLDTVEFKHLNPTAEHIAIVIHDLLRPHIDAEKDLQIRLYETPRNFVEYPA, encoded by the coding sequence ATGGAAAAAAAAGTATCCGTCTTTCGTCACGAACATTTTAACGCTGCCCATCGTTTATACAATCCGGAATGGACAAATGAGCGGAACGATGCCGTATTTGGCAAATGCAACAACCCATCGTTTCATGGTCATAATTATGAACTGGTGGTAAAGATCACCGGTGTGCCTGATAAAGACACCGGCTATGTGATGGATCTGAAAGTATTGAGTGATTTAATAAAGAGAGAAATTCTTGAACGTTTCGATCATAAAAATCTGAATCTTGATACGGTTGAGTTCAAACATCTCAACCCAACAGCAGAACATATTGCCATTGTGATTCATGATTTGTTACGTCCACACATCGATGCAGAGAAAGATTTGCAGATACGTTTGTACGAAACACCAAGAAATTTTGTGGAATATCCGGCATGA
- the folE gene encoding GTP cyclohydrolase I FolE: MAYKKTEEYEEKVTLGLVDSYKSALELLGEDPEREGLIKTPERVAKAMQYMTQGYQMDAKAILESAKFHEEVSEMVIVKDIELYSMCEHHMLPFFGKAHIAYIPNGYITGLSKLARVVDVYSRRLQVQERLTTQILEAIKESLNPMGVAVVVEAQHLCMMMRGVQKQNSVTTTSAFSGEFQKQATRSEFLKLISGKFN, from the coding sequence ATGGCTTATAAAAAAACAGAAGAATACGAAGAGAAAGTAACGTTGGGATTAGTGGACAGTTACAAAAGTGCGCTTGAGTTGTTGGGTGAAGATCCTGAACGTGAAGGCCTCATAAAAACACCGGAGCGTGTTGCAAAAGCAATGCAGTACATGACGCAGGGCTACCAGATGGATGCAAAAGCAATTCTTGAAAGCGCCAAATTTCATGAAGAAGTGAGTGAGATGGTGATTGTAAAAGATATTGAGCTGTATAGTATGTGTGAACACCATATGCTGCCTTTCTTTGGTAAGGCGCATATTGCTTATATCCCCAACGGCTATATCACTGGGTTGAGCAAACTTGCAAGAGTGGTGGATGTGTATAGTCGCCGTTTGCAGGTGCAGGAGCGATTAACCACACAGATACTTGAAGCAATTAAGGAATCGTTGAATCCAATGGGGGTGGCGGTAGTCGTAGAAGCACAACATCTATGTATGATGATGCGTGGTGTGCAAAAGCAAAATTCTGTAACAACCACTTCAGCTTTTTCAGGTGAGTTTCAGAAACAGGCAACACGAAGTGAGTTCCTGAAACTGATCTCAGGTAAATTCAATTAA
- the fabD gene encoding ACP S-malonyltransferase — protein sequence MKHAFVFPGQGSQFSGMGKNLYDAGVSAQRLFELANEILGFRISDIMFNGTDEDLKQTNVTQPAVFLHSAIAYKTIESAKPDMVAGHSLGEFSALVANGVLSFEDALQLVSVRATAMQKACELNPSTMAAVLALADEKVEEVCKQVQEETGEVVVPANYNCPGQLVISGSLKGIDIACERMKAAGAKRALVLPVGGAFHSPLMEPAREELKAKIESTNFYTPQCAIYQNVVAKAVLDKDEIKQNLIDQLTGAVRWTQSVQSMIADGASKFTEVGPGKVLQGLVQKINKEMVVEGVN from the coding sequence ATGAAACATGCGTTTGTTTTTCCGGGTCAGGGTTCTCAGTTTAGCGGTATGGGGAAGAATTTGTATGATGCAGGAGTATCGGCCCAACGATTGTTTGAATTAGCCAATGAAATTTTAGGTTTTCGTATTTCTGATATCATGTTCAATGGAACAGACGAAGACCTGAAGCAGACGAATGTAACACAGCCTGCTGTGTTCTTGCATTCGGCAATAGCATACAAAACAATTGAATCGGCAAAGCCGGATATGGTTGCAGGACATTCGTTGGGTGAGTTCAGTGCATTGGTGGCGAATGGTGTGTTGAGTTTTGAAGATGCATTGCAGTTAGTAAGCGTTCGTGCAACGGCTATGCAAAAAGCTTGTGAACTAAATCCTTCAACCATGGCTGCAGTACTGGCATTGGCAGATGAGAAAGTAGAAGAAGTTTGTAAGCAGGTGCAGGAAGAAACAGGTGAAGTTGTAGTGCCAGCAAATTACAATTGTCCCGGACAATTAGTGATCAGCGGTTCACTCAAAGGAATTGATATTGCCTGCGAACGGATGAAAGCGGCTGGTGCAAAACGTGCATTGGTATTACCGGTTGGTGGTGCGTTTCATAGTCCGCTGATGGAACCTGCACGTGAAGAATTAAAAGCAAAAATTGAAAGCACAAATTTCTATACACCGCAATGCGCCATTTACCAAAACGTAGTTGCGAAAGCTGTATTGGACAAAGATGAGATTAAACAAAATTTAATTGATCAGTTAACCGGTGCTGTACGTTGGACACAAAGTGTGCAATCGATGATCGCCGATGGTGCAAGCAAGTTTACAGAAGTTGGTCCGGGTAAAGTATTACAAGGGTTGGTACAAAAGATCAATAAAGAAATGGTGGTGGAAGGAGTGAATTAA
- a CDS encoding GNAT family N-acetyltransferase, protein MIIRRAVKEDCPRLLELIKELALYEKAPEEVTVTLEHFVDSGFGTNPVWRAFVAEENDVVLGFALYYIRYSTWKGQRMYLEDILVTEQARGKGIGKLLFDQLIVEAKEKKFSGIVWQVLEWNEPAINFYKKYNSNFDPEWINCSIPV, encoded by the coding sequence ATGATTATCAGAAGAGCTGTAAAAGAAGATTGTCCCCGCTTACTGGAACTTATAAAAGAGCTGGCGCTTTATGAAAAAGCACCGGAAGAAGTAACAGTTACGTTAGAACATTTTGTTGACAGCGGTTTTGGAACAAATCCCGTTTGGCGGGCATTTGTAGCAGAAGAAAATGATGTTGTGCTGGGTTTTGCATTGTATTATATCCGCTACTCTACATGGAAAGGTCAACGTATGTACTTAGAAGATATTCTTGTAACCGAACAGGCAAGAGGAAAAGGCATCGGTAAATTATTATTCGATCAACTGATCGTTGAAGCTAAAGAAAAAAAGTTCAGCGGTATTGTATGGCAGGTATTGGAATGGAACGAACCTGCCATTAATTTCTATAAAAAATATAACAGCAACTTTGATCCTGAGTGGATCAATTGCAGCATACCCGTTTAA
- a CDS encoding serine hydrolase, whose product MKKMSLLCITVLLLQSVTAQTTDKRLAGLDTFINRILKEWSAAGVTVAVVEKNKVILAKGFGYKDYENKVPVTENTLFAIGSCTKAFTSSLLAFPMKEGKLDLDKPVTQYLPELRFIDDDLNNNVTARDMMSHRTGLPRHDLAWYGAPTRRDSLIYIIRYFEKTAPLRRLWQYNNFMFLTQGVLAEKLSGKSWETLVKEQLFTPLSMTASNTSMNDHVKALDYSFGYNEKDGAITKMKFMNIDGIGPAGSINSNAKDMANWVMMWVNGGKFNGKEILPASYYNQAISSQMIIGAGLPTKEQPDVFFSNYGLAWFLANYRGHYRVEHGGNIDGFSSSTSFFPTDSIGIFISVNQNGSPIPGIIRNTIADRLLGLKYKDWHRTQKNAVDKAKAAAKEKLKADSTQRKRGTRPTHTITDYTGTFTNEGYGTLKIDLQKDSLIGKYNGLNFKIKHYHFNYFNFIPYDEELGTAEEDDAMKGQFNINIKGEIESLSLPLQAGVKDIVFTKKVETIDVSKADLEKYVGEYELPGPTLVKVYIKGENTLIAFVTGQTDYELVPVKPDVFNLKIASGYSVRFEKNEAGEIIALSFLQPNGTFKATRKK is encoded by the coding sequence ATGAAAAAAATGTCCCTTCTCTGCATTACTGTATTACTCCTGCAATCGGTAACTGCACAAACAACAGACAAACGTTTAGCTGGTCTTGACACATTCATCAATCGCATTTTAAAAGAATGGAGTGCAGCAGGTGTAACGGTAGCTGTGGTTGAAAAAAACAAAGTGATCCTGGCAAAAGGGTTTGGTTATAAAGATTACGAAAACAAAGTACCGGTTACTGAAAATACATTGTTTGCCATTGGCAGTTGCACCAAAGCATTTACATCTTCCTTACTTGCCTTCCCGATGAAAGAAGGGAAACTTGATCTAGATAAGCCCGTTACACAATATTTGCCCGAGCTTCGATTTATTGATGACGATTTGAACAACAATGTGACAGCAAGAGATATGATGAGCCACCGTACTGGCTTACCACGTCATGATCTTGCTTGGTATGGTGCGCCTACAAGAAGAGACAGTTTAATTTACATTATCCGCTATTTTGAAAAAACTGCACCGCTGCGCAGACTATGGCAATACAACAACTTTATGTTTCTTACACAAGGTGTGCTGGCAGAAAAATTAAGCGGCAAGAGTTGGGAAACATTAGTTAAAGAACAACTCTTTACCCCACTGAGCATGACAGCATCCAACACATCTATGAATGATCATGTGAAGGCACTGGATTATTCATTTGGCTACAACGAGAAAGATGGAGCAATAACAAAAATGAAATTTATGAATATTGATGGCATTGGTCCGGCTGGTTCCATTAACTCCAATGCAAAAGATATGGCGAATTGGGTAATGATGTGGGTGAATGGAGGTAAGTTTAACGGTAAAGAAATTTTACCTGCTTCGTATTACAATCAAGCTATCAGTTCACAAATGATCATTGGTGCAGGATTACCAACCAAAGAACAACCGGATGTATTCTTCAGCAATTATGGTCTTGCATGGTTCCTTGCAAACTACCGTGGTCATTATCGTGTAGAGCACGGAGGAAATATTGACGGTTTCAGCAGCAGCACATCATTTTTTCCAACTGATAGTATTGGCATTTTTATATCGGTAAATCAAAATGGATCACCTATTCCCGGTATCATCCGCAATACAATTGCTGATAGATTACTCGGATTGAAATATAAAGACTGGCACCGCACCCAAAAAAATGCCGTTGATAAAGCAAAAGCTGCTGCAAAAGAAAAACTGAAAGCCGACAGTACACAACGTAAGCGGGGAACAAGACCCACACATACAATTACGGACTATACCGGAACTTTTACCAACGAAGGGTATGGCACTTTAAAAATTGACTTACAAAAAGATTCATTGATTGGTAAATACAATGGGCTCAACTTTAAGATCAAGCATTATCATTTCAATTACTTCAACTTTATTCCGTACGATGAAGAATTGGGTACTGCCGAAGAAGATGATGCGATGAAAGGGCAATTCAATATTAATATCAAGGGCGAAATTGAATCATTGTCGTTGCCTTTGCAGGCTGGGGTAAAAGATATCGTATTCACAAAAAAAGTGGAAACAATTGATGTTAGTAAAGCTGATCTTGAAAAATATGTTGGCGAGTACGAATTACCCGGACCAACTCTCGTGAAAGTTTATATCAAAGGAGAGAACACATTGATTGCATTTGTAACCGGTCAAACAGATTATGAATTAGTGCCTGTAAAGCCCGATGTGTTCAATTTAAAAATTGCATCCGGTTACAGTGTTCGTTTTGAGAAAAATGAGGCAGGTGAAATCATTGCTCTATCATTTTTACAACCAAACGGAACGTTTAAAGCAACAAGAAAAAAATAA